A window from Citrus sinensis cultivar Valencia sweet orange chromosome 5, DVS_A1.0, whole genome shotgun sequence encodes these proteins:
- the LOC112495533 gene encoding probable disease resistance protein At1g61310 — MVRQPVNQATQQGDEIYEDVADWLNKVDAFSEEVAKRIIDDEDGAKKSCFKGLCPNLICRYKLSKQAAKAAEAAASLVGRGNFSSVSYRPASKRAERMQAKDFEAFDSRMKLFQDVVEAVKDNKVNIIGVYGMGGVGKTTLVKQVANQVMEDKLFDKFVMAEITQTPDHHKIQDKLAFDLPLRID, encoded by the coding sequence ATGGTGCGGCAACCAGTTAATCAGGCTACTCAACAAGGAGATGAGATTTATGAGGATGTTGCAGACTGGCTAAATAAAGTTGATGCATTCAGCGAAGAAGTTGCAAAACGCATCATCGATGATGAAGATGGAGCCAAGAAGTCCTGCTTCAAAGGATTGTGCCCCAACTTGATTTGTCGTTATAAGCTTAGTAAACAAGCAGCAAAGGCCGCAGAAGCTGCCGCTAGTCTCGTGGGAAGAGGCAACTTCTCTAGTGTTTCCTACCGTCCTGCTTCAAAGCGGGCGGAACGTATGCAAGCGAAAGATTTCGAGGCGTTTGATTCAAgaatgaaattatttcaagATGTTGTGGAGGCGGTGAAGGATAACAAGGTCAACATAATTGGGGTCTATGGGATGGGCGGCGTGGGCAAAACCACGCTGGTCAAACAAGTTGCAAACCAAGTGATGGAAGATAAGTTGTTCGATAAGTTCGTTATGGCTGAGATAACACAGACCCCAGATCATCATAAAATTCAAGACAAACTTGCTTTTGATTTACCCTTACGCATTGACTGA